From the genome of Tolypothrix sp. NIES-4075:
TATATAAAAATACAGCCTTATTCAACTATTTTCAGTGTGGCTCGTCTTTAATATTACTTTTTAATTGCAAATTAAATGCTTCAATGAGACTATAATACAAAGTATTTTAAATGGTTTAAGCAATGAAAAATTATTTTAATTCAGTAATTATACTATATTCAATGATATAGAATTGTAATATCACTGAGGTAGTAACTGTAATCAACTAATAATTAAAAGTGGCAGACAAAAAGACAGTATTTTAGTCTACATTAATACTTAATAGCCAAAGTATCATAATTGAAAATGAAGGAGTGATTTTAATCAGGATGGTTAGTAAATTACTTTCATTGTATGCACGTTGACGAACTAGCACGTCGGGGCAAAAATAAAGCTACCCTACCATTTAAAATTGTTTAAATGCTTTCTATACGAGCATTTCGAGTTTTGAAAGAGGGAATTATAAGGGTATTAGTGCATCTTGCTTCATATAAACTATATTAAGTTTATTTACATTTAAGTAATTAACAAACGGTAAAAGATACATTGAGTAAATTAAAAATTTAACTATGTTTTAAAAAGGAAGGAATAACATTTAGCAGTATAATATTTTTTGTCAAATATCAATGATAAAGGATAAAGCATGAAAACAATAAATTGGCACTATTCTCCAATCAACTTTGTTCGCCTAGGTCTGGTGACAAAATAAGGAGAAATCATCTCTGAAGTCTTAACTTCATTTTTTTTCTGACACTTAAAATTCATATTAAAGAATAACAAATATATTTAGGCGAATGATTTGTTATTCATATAGCTATTATTAGCTACTATCGTCTCAAGCCGGATAATCTAAGCTGAAATTAAACTTGTGCAATTAAGTTGCTCAATTTTTATTATATTTCTGTTAATCAGTTGTTAATTCTTCAGGATTACCAGAAAAAAAGTTGGTATCTAATAATTACAAAAAATGTGCTATAACGTACCCTCAGAACCGAGACTGATGGTTCGACCCTTGAAGGAGCTATGACGTGGAAAACAATAAGTCGTTTTTTTGGTCGCAAGGAATCATAATTGCTCTGCTTGCCTTAGGTAGCAGTTTAAGCCTTGGTTTAATGATGCCTATTAACCCAAAAGCTTCCGAAGCAAAAAGTGAAATAAGTATCAATTTTGACAAAGAACTTAGTCGTATAGAAACAACTCAGCGCATTGAGCAATTAAAATCGGCGATGCTAAGAACTTGGCAGCAAGAAGCCAAAGCAAAGGGTCTTGCTTACAGTGTGCCACAACGTTTTCAAGGGGCAACGATCGCAGAAGCAAAACTCAGTCAAGGTCAGAAAGTAATTGCTCTCACCTTTGATGATGGTCCTTGGCCCGAGAGTACAGCTAAAGTACTGGATATCCTCAAAAAAAATAATATCAAGGGGACATTTTTCCTAATAGGACGGAACCTGAAAAATTTTCCAGAATTAGCGAAGCGGATCGTGGCTGAAGGTCATGTTATTGGCAACCATACTTGGACTCACTCGTATCATTTCATGAATCCACAAGTAGCGGCTTATGAACTTGACAGTACATCTGACCTGATTTATCAAACTACTGGTGTGAAAACAACTTTATTTCGACCACCTGGGGGAATTATGAACAATGGGGTGGCTGCTTACGCTAGAAACGAAAAATATACAATAGTAATGTGGTCTGCTGACTCTGTAGATTACAGCCGTCCTAGCGTGCCTAGATTGATCCATAACGTGACCAAGGAAGCAAAACCAGGTGGTATTGTGCTGATGCATGATGGTGGTGGTAATCGTTCTCACACTGTGCAATCTCTACCACAAATTATTGACTACTTTAAAAAGCAGGGCTATAGCTTTGTAACTATACCAGAACTCTTAGAAATGCAAAATAAAGACCAAAAGTTAATGACAGCTAAAAAGTAATATTTATTAGTTATTAGCCATTAGTTAAGTTAGTAACAACTAAAAACTAATATATAATTCTATTTCAGTTGTGAAAATTGATAATTTAAGATCCGCGATTTATTGAATGAATCGCGGATCTTATTTTTTTACAAATCCTAAATGGACTGCTATCTGATTGTAGGGACAATTCATGAATTGTCCTTACGCTGCGGTATCCTAGTGTATTACATCCAACAACAGAACCGCTATATATCATGGTAGAGACGTTCCACAGCGAACGTCTCTTGCGTTGGACATGATATTCTAAACAGAACTGAGTTGTTTTTCGGCAACAAACTGAGGATTTGCCTCTGGACTATCAGCTTCAGAAGGGGGAACCAACTGCCAAAACTTGGGTAAGAATTCTTGCCAGTTTTGCAAAATCATCTTCGCTTTTGGTGAATTAGTGCGATCGCCATGTGCTTTGATTAATTCTTGCAGTTGCTTTTCGCCGGCTTCGGTAATAACTCGCTGAAGTTTGACGATTTCCCGATTAACTAACTCAGGAAATCTACCCTCTTCATCTAAGAAATACGCAAGTCCACCAGTCATCCCAGCAGCGACGTTGCGTCCAACTTTACCCAAGACGACAATTACACCACCAGTCATGTATTCACAGCAGTGATCGCCTGCACCTTCAATTACTGCTGTACCTTTAGAATTACGCACCGCAAAGCGTTCTCCAGCTAAACCGTTAGCAAACAACACTCCACCAGTAGCACCATAAAGGCAGGTATTGCCAATTATCACATTTTGTGCTGGGTCATAGTTAGCAGTAGCCGGGGGTTTAATAATGATTTCACCACCGTGCATTCCCTTACCTACGTAATCGTTTGCCTCTCCTTCTAAGGTTAAATTCATGCCTGGAAGATTGAATGCACCAAAACTTTGTCCGACACTACCTTTGAAGATGAGGTTAATTTGCCCTGCAAAGTTATTGTCACCGTATTGAGATGCGATCGCTCCCGCTAATCTTGTGCCGACTGTTCTATCTGTATTGACTATTTTCCAAGTTTTCGTCACAGTAGATTGCTTGTCAATCGCAGCTTGAATATCTGCATCGGCTAACAATTCGTCATCCAAAACCACACCGTTGCTGTGAACTTCTTCATGCTGCAACCAGCTACGGTTTACTTTAGTGTCGGGCAACTTCAGTAAGCAGTCTAAGTTGAGCGATCGCGTTTTCGTCAGCTTAACCTCTTCCCTCTGTTTCAACAAATCGGCACGTCCAACGATTTCCGAAAGCGTTCGATAACCAAGTCGTGCCAACAGACTTCGCACTTCTTCCGCAACAAAGTAGAAGAAGTTTACTACGTGTTCTGGCATACCAGTAAACCGCTGACGCAGTTCTTCTTTTTGCGAAGCGACACCCACAGGACATTTGTTGGTATGACAAATTCGCGCCATAATACAGCCTTCGGCAATCATGGCGATCGAGCCGAAACCGAATTCTTCACCACCCATCAACGCACCGATTACCACATCCCAACCAGTCTTAAAGCCACCATCTACGCGCAGAATTACGCGATCGCGCAAACTATTTTCCATCAACACGCGATGCACTTCACTTAATCCGAGTTCCCACGGTGAACCAGCGTGTTTAATCGAACTTAAGGGGGATGCGCCCGTGCCGCCATCGTGACCGGAAATCTGAATGATATCGGCATTTGCCTTTGCCACACCAGCCGCAATTGTACCGATACCAATTTCTGCAACCAGCTTCACTGATACCTGTGCTTTCGGGTTTATTTGGTGCAAATCAAAAATCAACTGCGCCAAATCCTCAATCGAATAGATATCGTGATGCGGTGGTGGTGAAATCAGCGTTACTCCAGGCTTAGAACGGCGTAACATCGCGATGTAAGGACTAACCTTTGTTCCTGGAAGTTGTCCCCCTTCACCCGGTTTTGCACCTTGAGCGATTTTGATTTCAATTTGTTTAGCGCTCATCAAATACCCAGGTGTTACCCCAAAGCGTCCGGATGCGACTTGCTTAATCGAACTTGAGGCAGTATCGCCATTTTGCAAACCTTTCAGGTGCGGTAGTGTTGGCGAGTAACCATCTTCTACATCATCGAGAACTTTAAAGCGTACCGGATCTTCGCCACCTTCGCCAGAATTAGATTTTCCGCCAATTCGGTTCATGGCGATCGCTAAAGTTTCATGAGCTTCTCGCGATAAAGCACCTAAAGACATACCGCCGGTGCAGAAGCGCTTGACAATCTCAGTTACAGATTCTACTTCTTCTAGGGGGATGGGTTGGCGATCGCTTTGCAAGTCTAGCAAGTCACGCAAAGCCGTAATCGGTCTTTCTTGCAAATACTTCTTATATACCTCGTAATGGTCATAAGCAGTTTTGCCCGATGCGCCGTTTTCTTTCACTTTAGCCGCGCCTACAGCATTATGCAGCGCTTTTGCCAATTCCGGACTGTTCATGTGATACTCGCCACCAGGACGGTACTGCACAAAACCTAAATTTTCTAGCTTCTTGGTTGTCAGTTCCGGGAAAGCCTTACAGTGGAACGAAAGCACTTCAGTAGCGAGTTCGCTGATACTCAAACCACCCACGCGGGAAGTCGTACCATAAAATCCCAACTCTAACAAATCTTGACCGATGCCGATCGCCTCAAAGATTTGCGCTGCTTGATAACTCGCTAGCAGAGAAATTCCCATCTTCGAGAGAATTTTCAACAAACCTGCTTCCACCGCTTTGCGATAGTTACCAAAAGCTTGCTCTAAAGTGAGACTGGCAATTGTACCACGCTCCATAGCCTTTTGCGTTTTCGGCTCTAACCACCAATCGCGTACAGTTTCCAAAGCCAGGTAAGGACAAACCGCAGCAGCACCGTAGCCAATCAGACACGCAAAGTGATGTGTACTCCAACACTGAGCCGTATTCACAACCAAGGATGCTTTCATTCGCAATCCTTCACGAATTAAGTGATGGTGTACCGCACCCACCGCCAACAGAGGGGGAATATAGGTGTATTCTGTACCGATGCCGTTACTTACCTTGTCGCTCAAAATTAGAATCTTCGCACCAGCTCGCACCGATTCCACAGCTTGTGCTTGTAAAGCCTTAACCGCTTCTTTCAGCCCATCTGGACCTGCGGCAATTTCAAACAGGGTTGACAACTCAGCCGTAGCAAATCCCGACAGCTTGATAGCTTCCAACTCTGCTGTATTCAACACGGGCGATTCTAGCTTCAGCCTTTTAGCATATTCCGGCTTCGGATCTAATAAATTACCCCTTTCACCCAATTCTACTTTTAACGACATCACCAAGCTTTCCCGCAAAGGGTCAATTGCCGGATTTGTCACTTGAGCAAAGCGCTGTTTGAAATAGTCATACAGCAAATGGGGTTTTTCAGACAGTACCGCTAGAGGTATATCATCCCCCATACAGAAAGTCGCTTCTTTTCCATCCATCGCCATTGGCTGAATTACCATTTCCACATCTTCTGTGGTGTAGCCAAAAGCAATTTGATGTTGCAATCGGGATGGCGAAACCCCGCTCAAACTCTCTATATCATTGGTTGTAGAATGTCCGTTACCGTTGACTGCATGATGTCCGTTGCCATTGCCATTAACAGATGATTCACTGACCAACGACTTCATATCTTGACGGTATTTTTGCAACCATTCTCCATATGGCTGCTGTTTGGCGATGCGCTGTTTAATTTCCCAATTTTTCAGCACCTCATGGCTTTCTAAATCCACGGCAATCATTTGCCCAGGTCCGAGTCTGCCTTTCTCGACAATATCGGCTTCTGGTAAGTCCACTACCCCAGCTTCAGAAGCGACAACAATATAATCATCTTTGGTGATGCAGTAACGAGCTGGTCTTAAGCCATTGCGGTCAAGTGTTGCCCCTACTTTCCGACCATCGCCAAATACCAAAAGTGCTGGACCATCCCAAGCTTCTTGCAGACCGCTGTAGTATTCGTAAAAATCAATAATTTCCGGGAAATTACTTAAATCAGGTTGGTTGCGGTAAGCCTCTGGAACCATAATCATCAATGCTTCCAGTGGGCTGCGTCCAGACTGCACCAATAACTCAACTACGTTATCTAAAGTAGCTGAGTCACTGTTATCGATGTGAACAAAAGGCTTGAGTTCTTCTAGGCGATTCTCCCATACTGGATGATTCAGGCTTGCTTCTCGTGCCATCATCCAATTGATGTTACCCAATAGCGTGTTAATTTCACCGTTGTGACCCAAAAGCCGCATCGGTTGCGCTAGGGGCCATTTGGGCATAGTGTTGGTACTAAAGCGGCGGTGATATACTGCCCATGCACTCTTATAAGCCGGATTTTTTAAATCCAGATAAAAGTCTCCCAATACAGCAGAACGCACCATGCCTTTGTAGACAATTGTCCTACTAGACAACGAGCAGATGTATAAATCTTCCCAAATGTGTTTTACAGCTTTGAAAATCCGACGGCGGGCAATATATAATTGCCGTTCTAATTCATCGCCACTTTTATCGGAAGCTAGCAAAACTTGTTCAATTTGCGGTTGATTTTCTCTTGCTTGTATCCCCAATAAATTAGACTGCACCGGCACTACTCGCCAGCCCAGTACAGTCAATCTTTCTGACTCAGCTACTTCCTTAATTATTGCCTTACATGAAAGCGCTGTTTCTATGTCTTGTGGTAGAAATATCATTCCTACAGCAATATTTTTGGTAGAAGTTAGTTCCACACCTTTTGTGGCAAACTCAGCTTGGAACAACTCCCAAGGAATCGCTGTCAATATTCCCGCACCATCACCGGAATCTTGGTCTGCACTACAACCACCCCGGTGTTCTAAGCAAGTCAAAGCAGCTAAAGCTTTGGTAACAAGTTCATGGCTACCTTGGTTTAGGCGATGGGCAATAAAGCCCACACCACAAGCATCTCGTTCTTCTACTAACCATCGAGGACCCTGGTAGTTACACCTTGAAGACGTATCCGAAAATGTCATTTGTTGGTCTTGATTCATGGGTTGATTATTCATATTTTATTGCTGATAACTTGAGTTATGAATGCCACTACTTGTGAAAAAAATTTCTAAGTTTTAAAAATTGAAAAATGCAGAATTACCTAAAATTAGGAAAAAAAAATCTAACTTCAGGTTTCTTTTTTGGTTTACCCGTGTTAAACTAAGCGCGTTATTTTTTGTTGATGCTCAATTAACAGTCTTTTATTTATATCGTGAAGCTATGTATTTCCTCAATTACCTTTTTTCAGATCAAAGCTAATTTTTCGGTATAGTCTTTCTCAATTTAGCTGGAACAAAACTACTTTTTAAAGCTTCACTGTTTTTAAAGCTGAAATTCTTTATATTTAACAACATTTAGCAGCGTATTACACTATATGCCCATTTGACAATTCCTAAATCTTTGTTGTTATTGAAATTTTTGCGTTTCTACCCATTGCCACCTGTGTTACTACCATCACTACCTCGCTGAAGTTTCAACCATCCGTAAGGATGCAACACTTAATTGCACTTTAATCACCAAGACTACCGCTATCGTCTGGTTGGCTTAAAGTGTTAGTCAACACACGGAAATTGCAGTGGTTTTGGTAGGTAAACTACTCGTTGAATTTTAGAAAATACAACACTCCAAGATATAGATTATCACGTTGTAGTTCAAACTTGATGTCAGGATTTTTTGATATTAAGAAACATTAGTTAATTCATCTTGTCCGTAATAGTTTTCCAAATTACCTAGTAAGTTATGGTGAAAATGCTCAATTTTTGCCGAGAAGAAGACCGTAAAGCTATTGCTAATAAGGGCAATAGAAAAATTTTTTCTACTTTCGTCTCGCCAATCATTTCAACAGTACTGTGCTTATCTGCTACCTTTTCCGCTCTTGCCCAGCAGTCTCCGGTAGAAACTAAATTAGCACCGATTTTGACTCAACAGTTACCTCGACCTCCTTTGACAGGGGTGATCTCTTATGGTAATCAAATTTTCCTCAATGGTCGTACCTTACCAGGTATTTGGTTGCAAAAACGTTCTAAATCAGGCTCATTTAGCACTTATTTAAGTGATGGGGCACTCAGGCAACTAGTTGGAGTAGATTTATTAAACAGCAGCAATCCCAGCAAACAGCCAGTACAGTGGTTTTCGCTTCAGACAAAGCCAGTGGTTTTAAGCAGCGTCTTGGCAGGAGGATATCGGTATTTAGATGTGACTAATTTTGCCAAAACATCTCGATGGCAGATGCAAGTTAATGGCAACACATTGGTGATTTCCACCCCAGCCGCGAAAGTAACAGATATTAGTCAAAGTCCGCAATCTTCAACTGTTGGCGTTGCCCCTCTTCAACAGGCTCGCATCGTTGTAAATTTAGATCGCCCTACTGCTTGGCAAATTAGACAAGAGTTACCAATTAAAAAAGCGCTGCCACCCGACCCGGATACAGTCACCCCCAAAACCTCTGCACCGCCAAATAGAGAGTGGATAATTACCTTAGATGGCATCGCCGATCCGATTTTGCTGCAACGCTATACTCCTCCTGCACCAGCACCAGCACAAATACAGCTGCCAAATTTTCTTAAACAATTACCACCAATCATAATACCAGCCCCTACTCCGGAAACAACCCCGGAAGCGCCCCCAGAACCACTTATTCAACAAGTGGAAGTGGTCAACAACCAAACGATAATTCATTTGAGCGTCCCCTTTGGTTTAGCACCCCGGATAAGTACTATACCAAACCCCGATCGCCTGGTCGTTGATATTCGCCCCGATGCATTAGTAGACAAAGATATTACCTGGGCACAGGGGTTGCGCTGGCGACAGCAGATTGTCAATTTAGGCACAGAACGATTTCCGGTTGTTTGGTTAGAAGTTAATCCCCGCACCGTGGGACTAAAGCTGAAACCAATGGTAACGAACCTCAATACTCTTACAGGGACTGCCCCTTTAATTCAAACAGCACAACAATACTTAGCCGTAGCCGGAATTAATGGTGGTTATTTTAACCGCAATAATCGCTTACCTTTAGGTGCGATTCGTCGGGATAATCAATGGTTATCTAGTCCAATTCTCAACCGAGGAGCGATCGCCTGGAATGACTCCGGACAATTTTACTTTGGTCGTCTCACCTTAGCAGAAACCTTAACCACCTCCAATAACCAGCAACTGCCAATTTCATTTGTCAACAGTGGCTACGTTCAAAGTGGTATCGCCCGTTACACCCCCGCTTGGGGAACCTACACCTTCCTTACCGACAACGAAATCATTCTCGTCGTCCAAAATAACCAAGTTACCAATCAATTCTTAGGCGGCAAAGCTGGTGACACTAGCATAAGCGTCAATATTCCCCAAAATGGCTACCTGCTAGTCTTACGCGGTAACGCCGTCAATAATGCGAATCTATTGCCCATTGGCACTAGCTTACGCATTTCCAGTGCCACCACTCCCGTTGACTTTAGCCGTTACCCCAACATTGTCGGCGCAGGACCGCTATTAGTACAAAATAATCAAATTGTCCTTGATGCCAAAGCCGAAAAATTCAGCGATGCCTTTATTGCCGAAAAAGCTATTCGCAGCGCCATCTGCACAACAGCAACAGGCACAGTAATGATTGCTGCCGTGCATAATCGCGCAGGTGGTGCCGGTCCCACCTTGACAGAACACGCCCAATTGATGCAGCGTATGGGGTGTGTGAACGCCCTCAATTTAGACGGCGGTAGTTCTACCAGCCTGTACTTAGGAGGACAACTACTCGACCGTTCCCCCAACACTGCCGCCCGCGTCCACAACGGAATCGGTATTTTCCTCCAACCCCGATGAGGGAGAGGGGGAGAGTGGGGGAGGGGGAGAGTGGGGGATGGGGAAGACAAGGAAGAGGGGGAAGACAAGGAGTAGGAATTTCCCCCTTGTCCACGCCAGATGCTTCAACGCGGGAAACCCGCGCAATGCACTGGCTCCCCTTGTCCCCCTTGTCTCCCTTGTCTCCCTGCCCCTCATCCCCCTCATCCCCACTCCCCCACTCCCTTTCTTAAAGGTTAGTCAAAGCTTTTCTCTTACTTAATGAAGACTTGGTGTAGATACAGAAATTTCAGTAGTTACCGATTACACCATGTAATGTGGTTCTGCTATGTTTGGCAAAGGTGAACTGAATTGCTTATTTTCACGGTTGCTACATTGCGCCATATTTTTTCATCAATGGTAAAGAGTACAAGCAATTTGTCATGTCTCCTAATGAGGTAACTATGGCTCAATTTTCTGAAACAACACAAATCAACACACTGCCCATACCCTGCGCTGGCACTCCTAGAGGCGTTGCTGCAACCGAGTTGCGTCCTTGGGGTTCTTTCACGGTTTTGGAAGAAGGGCGCGGATATAAAATCAAGCGCATCGAAGTTAAGCCCGGACACCGACTTAGCTTGCAATTGCACCATCACCGCAGCGAACACTGGATTGTCGTTTCTGGTACAGCTAAGGTAGTTTGTGGCAATCTAGAAGTGGTACTAAGCAATAATCAGTCAACCTACGTACCTCAATGTACAACTCATCGTCTAGAAAATCCTGGCGTCATTCCTTTGGTGTTGATTGAAGTCCAAAATGGCGAATACTTAGGCGAAGATGATATTGTGCGCTACCAAGATGACTACGCCCGTACTAGTGATGAAAACTCAAAGACCGCTATCAAAAGTAGATAATTCGCCTTTGTGTTTGTAAACTCACATCTGGCAGGTCGCCGTCATCAGCCTGGAAGCCTGCCTGGACGCGGCTGTGCGTGACTGTCGGCGTTCATAGCGCATTCTCGTGAGTAAAAAAACGTCTTTGCTAACTACCGTGTAAATCGGGATAGAAAATATCAAAGGTTTGCAAAGCAGCCTTAAATGCTAACCCCATCTGTAATATGAAGATGGGGTTTTCAATTTAAGAACGTAAATTTTATGATTGAACTGAGTCAAGCAGCCGTCAGCGAAATTGGGCGATTAAAATCAAAGCAGCTGCCGTCAAATATTTTCGTTCGCTTGGCAGTCAAACCCGGTGGTTGTTCGGGGTGGTTTTATGATATGTCTTTTGATGAAGCGGTAAAACATGGCGATCGCTTAATTGATTGTCACGGCATCCAAATACTGATAGACGCTGCCAGCTTAGATTATATCAACGATTTAATACTCGATTATTCAGAGGATCTCATGGGCGGTGGTTTTCGCTTTCATAATCAAAGAGCGATCGCTACCTGTGGCTGTGGCAATTCTTTCTCTATCAGTCAGTAGATAGTGGATAGTAGTTAGTCGATAGTGGATAACCGTCAACCAACAACTATCAACCAACAAATATTTGACACAAAAGCCCCAGAAAACGATATAATAAGGATTTGTTGAAAACTTAGACCTTAAAGCAGCTTCACGCGCTGTAACTCATGCCAACCATACAGCAGCTCATCCGAACTGAACGCGAAAAAGCGCGTCAGAAAACCAAGTCCCCAGCTCTGAAGCAATGCCCTCAACGTCGAGGCGTTTGTACCAGAGTATACACAACTACACCGAAAAAACCGAACTCAGCTCTACGTAAAGTAGCACGGGTACGACTGACTTCGGGATTTGAAGTCACAGCTTACATTCCCGGAATTGGTCACAACCTGCAAGAGCATTCCGTTGTGATGATTCGTGGCGGTCGGGTCAAGGACTTACCAGGCGTGAGATACCACATTATTCGTGGCACCTTAGATACAGCCGGAGTCAAAGACCGCAAGCAAGGTCGTTCCAAATACGGAACCAAGCGTCCGAAAGAAGCGAAAAAATAGAATGATAGTTAATTAATCGCTATTTAATGCGATTAATTGCTTCACCTTTGTGTATAGCGCCAAAAAACGGTTAACGTTAGTGTAGACGTAAAGCAGCTTCCCCAAGGGTATGCTTGTTTGCCGGAGGCTTGCTCAGAAACGGCAGCCATCAGAGATGGTAGCTAGTTTAGGTGAAATCAAGTTAAATTGATAAAGCTTCCACCTACACCCGGTGCGTGCAGGATTTTTTAGAATGCTGAAGAGCGACAGCAGCATTTTAATTTTGTTTGATATTAAGGTATATAATATTGTCGCCTTGTTGTGTCAAGTTTTGGGCAACAAGTTAAGTTGAGAGAGCGTCGCAGCGATCGCATGTAACGCATATAATCTGGTTCGCAAATCCGAAGTAAAGGTAAAGTATGTCTCGTCGTGGTGTTATTAAAAAGCGCCCAGTTCCGTCTGACTCAGTGTATAACAGTCGTCTTGTTAGCATGATAATTAGGCGGATAATGCGTCATGGCAAGAAATCACTTGCCGCCCGGATTGTTTATGATGCTTTAAAAACAATTGAGGAACGCACTGGAGCGAATGCCTTAGAAACCTTTGAAAGAGCAGTGCGAAATGCAACGCCTTTAGTAGAAGTAAAAGCTCGTCGGGTTGGTGGAGCAACCTACCAAGTACCGATGGAAGTACGTAACGATCGCGGTACCACCCTAGCATTGCGTTGGCTGGTACAGTTTTCAAGGGCTAGACCGGGACGCACAATGGCAAGCAGACTGGCAAATGAATTAATGGATGCTGCCAACGAAACCGGAAACGCTATTCGCAAGCGCGAAGAAACGCACCGGATGGCTGAAGCTAACAAAGCTTTTGCTCACTATCGTTACTAAAAGGCATTCTGACCTGTATTACATAACAGGATGCCTAAACTACGTAGAGAACCGATATATCGCTAGTAAAAAAGCGGTATATCGTGGATTTCTATAAAAAAAGGCGGTTTTCCGTAAAAGTATACAAACTTAACAAAGTGTAATATACAAGATATCATGAGGCGAAAACTTAGGAGGCAGCTGTGGCACGTACGATCCCACTAGAGAAAGTACGCAACATTGGGATTGCGGCGCATATAGATGCGGGCAAGACAACAACAACAGAGAGAATATTATTTTACTCTGGCATTATTCACAAAATCGGTGAAGTCCACGAGGGAACAGCCGTAACAGACTGGATGGAACAGGAGCGTGAGCGGGGAATTACCATCACTGCCGCTGCGATTACAACCAGTTGGAAAGATCATCAAATAAACATTATCGATACACCGGGTCACGTTGACTTCACGATTGAAGTTGAACGTTCGATGCGCGTGTTGGATGGTGTAATAGCAGTATTTTGTTCAGTGGGCGGCGTGCAACCGCAGTCAGAGACAGTGTGGCGGCAAGCAGACCGTTA
Proteins encoded in this window:
- a CDS encoding HesB/IscA family protein, which encodes MIELSQAAVSEIGRLKSKQLPSNIFVRLAVKPGGCSGWFYDMSFDEAVKHGDRLIDCHGIQILIDAASLDYINDLILDYSEDLMGGGFRFHNQRAIATCGCGNSFSISQ
- the rpsG gene encoding 30S ribosomal protein S7 yields the protein MSRRGVIKKRPVPSDSVYNSRLVSMIIRRIMRHGKKSLAARIVYDALKTIEERTGANALETFERAVRNATPLVEVKARRVGGATYQVPMEVRNDRGTTLALRWLVQFSRARPGRTMASRLANELMDAANETGNAIRKREETHRMAEANKAFAHYRY
- the rpsL gene encoding 30S ribosomal protein S12, with translation MPTIQQLIRTEREKARQKTKSPALKQCPQRRGVCTRVYTTTPKKPNSALRKVARVRLTSGFEVTAYIPGIGHNLQEHSVVMIRGGRVKDLPGVRYHIIRGTLDTAGVKDRKQGRSKYGTKRPKEAKK